A window of Hordeum vulgare subsp. vulgare chromosome 5H, MorexV3_pseudomolecules_assembly, whole genome shotgun sequence genomic DNA:
taactaatttattattgcctctagggcatatttccaacagtctcccacttgcactagagtcaataatctagttcacatcaccatgtgattccaacgaatccaacacccatatagttatggggtctgatcatgtcttgcttgtgagagaggttttagtcaacggttctgaaactttcagatccgtgcgttctttacaaatctttatgtcatcttatagatgctgctactacgtgctattcggaaatgctccaaatatccactctactatatgaatccgtttcactactcatagttattcagattagtgtcaaagcttgcatcgacgttaccctttacgacgaactctttaaccacctccataatcgagaaaaattccttagtccatttgttactaaggataaattttgaccgctgctagtgattcaaacatggatcactctctgtacctctcaacatactttgagtcaaggcacacttcaggtgcggtacacagcatggcatactttagattctacggctaaggcatagaagacgaccttcatctattctctttattctgccgtggtcgggttttgagtcttactcaaattcacacctcacaacgcaaccaagaactccttctttgctggtctattttgaactctttcaaaaacttgtcaaggcatgtatcttgttgaaacttctattaagcgctttcgatctatctccatagatctttgatgctcaaccttcaagtagcataatccaggtactcctttgaaaacttctttcaaacaaccttgtatgctttacagaaattctacattacttctgatccacaatatgtcaaccacatatacctatcagaaactctatagtgctcccactcacttctttggaaatacaagtttctcataaaccttgtacacacccaaaatctttgatcatctcatcaaagtgcttattccaactccgagatgcttgcaccagtccattgaaggatcactggagcttgcatacttgctagtatctttaggatcgacaaaaccttctggttgtatcacatacaatgtttgctcaaggaaaccgtcgaggaaacaatgttttgacatcctacgtgcaatatttcataaataatgcagcaactactaacataattctaacagacctttagcatcgctacgagtgagaaagactcatcatagtcaactgtttgatctcgtcgaaaacatctttgcgacaagtcgagcttttcttaatagtgacttatcaccatcatcgtctgtcttcttttaaagatccattttacccaatagtcccatgaccatcaagtagttctaccaaagtctacactttgttttcacacatggatcctctctcggattttatggcttccagccatttgtcggaatctgggcccaccatcgctttctccataactcgtaggttcactgttgctcaacaacatgacctccaagacagggttaccgtactactctgcagcagtacgcgaccttgtcgacctacaaggtttgtagtaacttgattcgaagcttaatgatcaccatcatcagcttccacttcaattggtgtaggcgccacaggaacaacttcctacgccctgctacacactggttgaagtgatggttcaataacctcatcaagttctactaccctcccactcaattctttcgagagaaaccttttctcgagaaaggatccgtttctagaaacaaacactttgctttcggatctgagataggagatgtacccaactgttttggatatcctgtgaagatgcatttatccgctttgggttcgagcttatcagactgaaactttttcacataagtttcgaagccccaaactttcaagaaacgacagtttagatttctctaacctcagtctatactgtgtcatctcaacggaaatacgcggtgccccatttaaagtgaatgtggttgtctctaatgcataacccataaacgatagtggtaattcgataagagacatcccagcatgcaccatactaaatagtgcgtggctatgacgttcagacacatcatcacaccatgatgttccaggtggcatgaactgtgaaacaatttccacattgtcttaactgtgtaccaaaaattcgtaactcagatattcatttctatgatcatatcgtagacagttcatcctcttgttacgatgaacttcactctgaaacaaaatttgaacttttcaatatttcagacttgtgattcattaagtaaatactcctgtatctactcaagtcgtcagtgaagtaagaacataatgatatccactgcgtgcctcaacactcactggactgcatacatcaaaatgtatcacttccaacaagttactatcttgtttcatctcaatgaaaacaaggccttgctcatgtggtatgatttgcatgtcactagtgattcgaaatcaggtgagtaaagatccatcagcatggagcctcttcatgcaatttatactaacatgactcaagcggcagtgccacaagtaagtggtactatcatcatttaactcgtatcttttggcaccaatgtgtaacactacaatcgagattcaataaaccattgaaggtgattattcaagcaaatagagtaaccattattccttttgaatgaataatcgtattgcaataaacacgatccaatcatgttcatgcttaacgcaagcaccaaataacaattatttaggttcaacaccaatcccgatggtaaagggggcgtgtgacgtttgatcatatcaaccttggaaacacttccaacacgtatcatcacctcgcctttagctagtctccgtttatgccgtagctttcatttcgcgttactaatcacttagcaaccgaaccagtatccaataccctcgtgctactaggagtactagtaaagtacacatcaacattatgtatatcaaatatacttctctcgacttttgccagccttcttatctaccaagtatctagagttgctccgcctcagtgactgttccccttattacagaagcacttagtctcgggtttgggtttaatcttgggtctcttcattagtgcagcaactgttttgccgtttcacgaagtatcccttctagcccttgcctttcttgaaacttagtggttttactaaccatcaactattgatgctccttcttgatttctactttcgcagtgtcaaacattgcgaatcactcaaaagatcatagtatctatccttgatatgttatagttcatcacgaagctctcatagcttggtggcagtgactttggagaaccatcactttctcatctggaagattaactcccacttgattcaagcgattgtcgtactcagacaatctgagcacacgctcaacgattgagcttttctcctttactttgtggacaaagaatcttgtttggaggtctcgtacctcttaacaagggcacaagcatgaaatcacaatttcatctcttcggaacatcacttatgttccgtgacgttttacaacgttttgggcgccttgcttctaagccatcaagtatcttgcactgaactatcgtgtagtcatcagtaacgtgtatgtcggatgttcatagcatccacagacgacgctcgaggtgcagcacaccgagtggtgcattaaggacataagccttctgcgtagcaacgaggacaatcctcggttttacaaactcagtctgcaaaggttgctactatcaattttcaactaaattttctctaggaacatataaaaacagtagagctatagcgcaagctacatcgtaattcgcaaagaccattagactatgttcatgacaattagttcaattaatcatattacttaagaactcccactcaaaaagtacatctctctagtcatctgagtggtacatgatccaaatccgctatctcaagtccgatcatcacgtgagtcgagaatagtttcagtggtaagcatccctatgctaatcatatcaactatacgattcatgctcgacctttcggtctcatgtgttccgaggccatgtctgcacatgctaggctcgtcaagcttaacccgagtgttccgcgtgtgcaactgttttgcacccgttgtatgtgaacgttgagtctatcacacccgatcatcacgtggtgtctcgaaacgaagaactgtcgcaacggtgcacagtcggggagaacacaatttcgtcttgaaattttagtgagagatcacctcataatgctaccgtcgttctaagcaaaataaggtgcataaaaggattaacatcacatgcaattcataagtgacatgatatggccatcatcacgtgcttcttgatctccatcaccaaagcaccggcacgatcttcttgtcaccatcgccacaccatgatcatccatcaacgtgttgccatcggggttgtcgtgctacttatgctattactactaaagctacatcctagcaaaatagtaaacgcatctgcaagcacatatgttagtataaagacaaccctatggctcctgccggttgccgtaccatcgacgtgcaagtcgatatttctattacaacatgatcatctcatacatccaatatatcacatcacatcattggccatatcacatcacaatcataccctgcaaaaacaagttagacgtcctctaattttgttgttgcatgttttacgtggtgaccaagggtatctagtaggatcgcatcttacttacgcaaacaccacaacggagatatatgaattgctatttaacctcatccaaggacctcctcggtcaaatccgattcaactaaagttggagaaaccgtcacttgccagtcatctttgagcaaagggggttactcgtaacgatgaaaccagtctctcgtaagcgtacgagtaatgtcggtccaagccgcttcaatccaacaataccgcggaatcaagaaaagactaaggagggcagcaaaacgcacatcaccgcccacaaaaccttttgtgttctactcgagaagacatctacgcatgaacctagctcatgatgccactgttggggaacgtcgcaagggaaacaaaaaatttcctacgcgcacgaagacctatcatggtgatgtccatctacgagaggggatgagtgatctacatacccttgtagatcgtacagcagaagcgttagtgaacgcggttgatgtagtggaacgtcctcacgtccctcgatccgccccgcgaacaatcccgcgatcagtcccacgatctagtaccgaacggacggcacctccgcgttcagcacacgtacagctcgacgatgatctcggccttcttgatccagcaagagagacggagaggtagaagagttctccggcagcgtgacggcgctccggaggttggtgatgatctcgtctcagcagggctccgcccgagctccgcagaaacgcgatctagaggaaaaactatggaggtatgtggtcgggcagccgtgagaaagtcgtctcaaatcagccctaaaacctccgtatatataggtgggagggaggggaggaggcagcctcaaaacctaaaggtttggccgaaattggaggtggaggagtcctactccaatcctacttggagtaggattccaccttcccacttggaaactctttccaccttgtttttttccttctcaaaccttatgggccttagtgggaacttattccagcccactaggggctggtttatctcttcccatagcccatgagaccccttggggcgtgacacccctcccgatggtccccggcacccctcccggcactcccggtacactaccgatgagcccgaaacttttccggtaatgcacgaaaaccttccggtaaccaaatgaggtcatcctatatatcaatcttcgtttccggaccattccggaaaccctcgtgacgtccgtgatctcatccgggactccgaacaacattcggtaaccaaccatataactcaaatacgcataaaacaacgtcgaaccttaagtgtgcagaccctgcgggttcgagaactatgtagacatgacccgagagactcctcggtcaatatccaatagcgggacctggatgcccatattggatcctacatattctacgaagatcttatcgtttgaacctcagtgccaaggattcatataatcccgtatgtcattccctttgtccttcggtatgttacttgcccgagattcgatcgtcagtatctgtatacctatttcaatctcgtttactggcaagtctctttactcgttccgtaatacaagatcccgcaacttacactaagttacattgcttgcaaggcttgtgtgtgatgttgtattaccgagtgggccccgagatacctctccgttcacacggagtgacaaatcccagtcttgatccatactaactcaactaacaccttcggagatacctgtagagcatctttatagtcacccagttacgttgcgacgtttgatacacacaaagcattcctccggtgtcagtgagttatatgatctcatggtcataggaataaatacttgacacgcagaaaacagtagcaacaaaatgacacgatcaacatgctacgtctattagtttgggtctagtccatcacatgattctcctaatgatgtgatcccgttatcaagtgacaacacttgcctatggccaggaaaccttgaccatctttgattaacgagctagtcaactagaggcttactagggacagtgttttgtctatgtatccacacaagtattgtgtttccaatcaatacaattatagcatggataataaacgattatcatgaactaagaaatataataataactaatttattattgcctctagggcatatttccaacaaccggtCCGCAAGCCGTTGTCTCACACACCTCCTACGAGACGACGACATCACCCCCATGCAGGAGCCACCAACCTCACCGCCAGCAATCATCGGCGAGCCGAAGCCGGCAAACTGGCCAGATCTGGCGCCCACCATCGCTCTGCCACGGAGACCACCAAGCTTCACGAACAGGAAGGTGGGCTGCCACCACACGCTCACACGCTAGAGAAACGGCCAACCGAAGCCTTCAGATCCGTCAACGCCGTCGGAGGCGCTGCAAGAAAGCCATGATGATCGCCAACGCAGCCCGCTGGGCagagcctcccccccccccccccccccccgtcgccaGGCACGCCGGGCCAACAAGGCCGGCAGAGCCCCAGCATGAAACCGGGGAGGGGGGGGGCTGTCACCCCACCCCATCCCGTCGAGCAGGAAGATAAATTGTTGTGAAGAATAACCAAATCTAATAAAGGAAAACTCAACAATAGTCTGGAAATAATCCTTCGGCAAGGAAGACAATTGTTGTGATTTTATCATGAAAAAAACTGGAAAATATATACTTTGATTACGTCCATATGCAGAATTATGTGATACATTTAAGATCAAGAAGGACGACACGGCAAAAATAAACATTTTAGTAACGTTTATATATGCAATTATATACTACATTTAAGATTAGGAACAATGCCAGAAATTGGGTCCACGCCAGCGCGAAACACTTGAATGCCATTATGTCAAGAGAGTGATTATTTTTGTATCAGTCTTCGCTCAACCCTTCTTTGTTTTGGTGACATATAAGACAATTCTTTGGCTACGttacaagaaaaataaatatatcACATTGAAACGGCATAGCAAAATTTAATGCACTTTTTATGGAAAGAGCAAAACTAAATCGAGATGCGTTGAGGACTCTATTAGGCATGTAATTAAACCCACAActaaaaaaaacatgttttattCCTTGCATGTATCTTACAAAGGTTCAGAGTACATGCTACAAGTTTGATCGAACCTCTAAACTCTCCCAGGATTTGGATCCATGATGCTATTCATCACTTGATAAGGTTGATGATGGCCGTGCAGACTATTGCTATCTGCATGGAGTAGATGCTACGTTGCCTGAGAGGCGACGGGATGGCAACCTTCATAAAGGCATCATCGCACTGGTGCGCCAGAGAGACGGCTTTTGCTGCCTCCTCCTTTCCGGCGGCGTAATTTCGACCATTGATTTCATCATAGGCTCCGGCGAACGCGAACTTCATCTTGTCGTACAATCCCTGACATTGTCCAAGCACCACCTTTGTATTGGCATCCGTGCTTGGCTTCGCTACTAGGCCCTCGATGTCATGGAGGGCGCCATAAGCGTTGTTGACACCCATGTTGGCCGCTACCTTGGCCAGCCCCCATGTGTCCGCGTCGGAGCTCCGATGGTGCTTTCTCAACTCCGACACGCAGAAGTCATAGTTGACATGAGTGTCCTTGTCAACCGCTGCCTTGCAGGTTGTTTCCACGGTCGCATCGGCACCGGACAACACGAGAACGACGGTGGCTACGACCACAAGAGATGTTGGTGGCATCATGGATCTTTGTTGTTTGTATTTGAATGGAGACAGATGTTAGGTTGTTTGCGCCGTACAATACTATCTATTTGGAGAAAGCTCGTAGGATGGCTGGCTATTTATAGACGAGGGGTACCCTGGGTCAGCACAACTATTTACAGGCTACAGCTATATCTAGGATCTTTTTTTCAAATATTATTAATTGTTTCATTTATTTAGGGTAGTTATTACGATATTAACTGTCAGTTACATTTTTTTCTAGAAACGTTAGTTACatgtttttcctttctttctaGAATCATGTTTTTTTAGCGGTGTCAGTTACATGTTGTAAAAAGGGCTATGA
This region includes:
- the LOC123398107 gene encoding pectinesterase inhibitor 8-like, producing MMPPTSLVVVATVVLVLSGADATVETTCKAAVDKDTHVNYDFCVSELRKHHRSSDADTWGLAKVAANMGVNNAYGALHDIEGLVAKPSTDANTKVVLGQCQGLYDKMKFAFAGAYDEINGRNYAAGKEEAAKAVSLAHQCDDAFMKVAIPSPLRQRSIYSMQIAIVCTAIINLIK